A single region of the Variovorax paradoxus genome encodes:
- a CDS encoding 2-hydroxyacid dehydrogenase, with translation MSKPKILVARAIFPETIERLSQHFEVESNQSDESWSKEQLIARLQGKQGAFTTGSERIDAAVLDACPGLKICANMAVGYNNFDVDAMAAHGVLGTNAPDVLTETTADFGFALLMATARRITESEHFLRAGKWQKWSFDMFAGSDIHGSTLGIIGMGRIGQGIAKRGAHGFGMKVVYHNRSRLDASLEAECKASYVSKEELLKTADHVVLVVPYSPASHHTIGAAEIALMKPTATLVNIARGGIVDDAALAVALREKRIAAAGLDVFEGEPKVHPDLLTVPNVVLTPHIASATVPTRRAMAELAADNLIAWFGGKGPLTPVTPVPAAGK, from the coding sequence ATGAGCAAGCCCAAGATACTGGTCGCACGCGCGATCTTTCCCGAAACCATCGAACGCCTTTCGCAGCACTTCGAAGTCGAGTCGAACCAGTCCGACGAGAGCTGGAGCAAGGAGCAGTTGATTGCGAGGCTCCAAGGCAAGCAGGGCGCCTTCACCACCGGCAGCGAGCGCATCGATGCCGCGGTGCTCGACGCGTGCCCCGGCCTGAAGATCTGCGCCAACATGGCAGTGGGCTACAACAACTTCGACGTCGACGCGATGGCCGCGCACGGCGTGCTGGGCACCAACGCGCCCGACGTGCTCACTGAGACCACGGCCGACTTCGGCTTTGCGCTCCTGATGGCCACGGCCCGCCGCATTACCGAAAGCGAACACTTCCTGCGCGCGGGAAAGTGGCAGAAATGGAGCTTCGACATGTTCGCCGGCTCCGACATTCATGGTTCCACGCTCGGCATCATCGGCATGGGCCGCATCGGGCAGGGCATTGCCAAGCGCGGCGCGCACGGCTTCGGCATGAAGGTGGTCTATCACAACCGCTCGCGGCTCGACGCTTCTCTCGAGGCCGAATGCAAGGCCAGCTACGTCAGCAAGGAAGAGCTTCTGAAGACGGCCGATCACGTGGTGCTGGTGGTGCCGTATTCGCCGGCTTCGCACCACACCATCGGCGCGGCTGAAATCGCGCTGATGAAGCCGACCGCCACGCTGGTGAACATTGCCCGCGGCGGCATCGTCGACGACGCGGCGCTGGCCGTGGCGCTGCGCGAAAAGCGCATTGCGGCGGCGGGCCTGGACGTGTTCGAAGGCGAGCCCAAGGTCCACCCCGATCTGCTGACCGTGCCCAACGTGGTGCTCACGCCCCACATCGCAAGCGCCACAGTGCCCACGCGCCGCGCCATGGCTGAGCTCGCGGCCGACAACCTCATTGCCTGGTTCGGCGGCAAGGGGCCGCTCACGCCCGTTACGCCCGTTCCGGCGGCCGGCAAGTAA
- a CDS encoding DNA recombination protein RmuC, whose amino-acid sequence MILLLLAAFAVVQVVLVIWLLARRQPKPDHSEMLTVLAAMGAANERTERELRHEIGESSRGARQETAQAFATFQQSLVQQGAEATRTQNAQLDAFSLQLASLQKSLADTLNTQLQGLSDSNARRLAEVRETMEAQLAQLQQSNTAKLDEMRKTVDEKLQSTLEARLGESFKQVADRLEQVHKGLGEMQTLAVGVGSLQRVLTNVKTRGVFGEVQLEALLEQVLTPDQYAKQIETKPRSGQRVDFAIRFPGRGDDGAPVWLPIDAKFPRDDYERLIDAHERADAPGAELAAKALEARIRSEAKSIADNYLAAPHTTDFAILFLPVESLYAEVLRRPGLMDAIQRQHRVTLAGPTTLLAMLNSLHMGFRTLALEQQASEVWKVLGAVKTEFERYGEWVSRIKEQVAKASDTLDKADTRAKQMRLALRKVEALPEAQSQVLLPPTADSEGDDTP is encoded by the coding sequence TTGATTCTTCTTCTGCTGGCCGCCTTTGCCGTGGTGCAGGTCGTGCTGGTGATCTGGCTGCTCGCGCGCCGCCAGCCCAAGCCCGACCACAGCGAAATGCTGACCGTGCTGGCCGCCATGGGCGCGGCCAACGAGCGCACCGAGCGCGAGCTGCGCCACGAAATCGGCGAGAGCTCGCGCGGTGCGCGGCAGGAAACCGCACAGGCCTTTGCCACCTTCCAGCAGTCGCTGGTGCAGCAGGGGGCCGAGGCCACTCGTACGCAGAATGCGCAGCTCGATGCTTTCTCGCTGCAGCTCGCATCGCTGCAGAAGAGCCTGGCCGACACGCTCAACACCCAACTGCAGGGCTTGAGCGATTCCAACGCGCGTCGCCTTGCCGAAGTGCGCGAAACGATGGAAGCGCAGTTGGCGCAGCTGCAGCAGAGCAATACCGCCAAGCTCGACGAGATGCGCAAGACCGTCGACGAGAAGCTGCAGAGCACGCTCGAAGCGCGGCTGGGCGAGAGCTTCAAGCAGGTGGCCGACCGGCTCGAGCAGGTGCACAAGGGCCTCGGCGAAATGCAGACGCTGGCCGTAGGCGTCGGCAGCCTGCAGCGCGTGCTGACCAACGTGAAGACGCGCGGCGTGTTCGGCGAAGTGCAGCTCGAGGCGCTGCTCGAGCAGGTGCTGACTCCGGACCAGTACGCCAAGCAGATCGAAACCAAGCCGCGCAGCGGCCAGCGGGTGGACTTTGCCATTCGCTTTCCGGGCCGCGGCGACGACGGCGCGCCGGTGTGGCTGCCGATCGACGCCAAGTTTCCGCGCGACGACTACGAACGCCTGATCGATGCGCACGAGCGCGCCGACGCGCCCGGGGCGGAGCTTGCGGCCAAGGCGCTCGAGGCGCGCATCCGCAGCGAGGCCAAGTCGATTGCCGACAACTACCTGGCGGCGCCGCATACCACCGACTTCGCCATCCTGTTCCTGCCGGTCGAGAGCCTCTACGCCGAGGTGCTGCGCCGCCCGGGCCTGATGGATGCCATCCAGCGCCAGCACCGCGTGACGCTGGCGGGGCCGACCACCTTGCTCGCCATGCTCAACAGCCTGCACATGGGCTTTCGCACGCTGGCCCTCGAGCAGCAGGCCTCGGAGGTGTGGAAGGTGCTGGGCGCGGTCAAGACCGAATTCGAGCGCTATGGCGAATGGGTGTCGCGCATCAAGGAGCAGGTGGCCAAGGCTTCCGACACGCTCGACAAGGCCGATACGCGCGCCAAGCAGATGCGCCTTGCGCTGCGCAAGGTCGAGGCGCTGCCCGAGGCGCAGTCGCAGGTGCTGCTGCCCCCCACGGCCGACAGCGAGGGCGACGACACCCCGTGA
- a CDS encoding MFS transporter yields the protein MKGAELLRVIGAQVCLHATMAGMRLATPLLALQQGYSAAAVGVLIALFALTQVFLALPAGRFADRHGFKRPLWLSVIAASGGAGLVVIFPVFPVMCLAALLTGGATGATVIALQRHVGRSATNATQLKRVFSWLAIAPAVANFVGPFVAGMLIDHAGRAPADMLAFRVCFAAMAVLPIVCWLLARGAHEPPPAAPAAGAVPTRAWDLLREPMFRRLLFVNWLQSSSWDVHAFVLPVLGHDRGISASVIGSILGAFAIAAAAIRVVLPLIASRASERSVILISTIVTAAVFAVYPLLDSALTMGLCSVVLGFALGAVQPMVMSMLHQITPHERHGEALGLRLMTINASSVAMPMLFGSIGALIGIAGVFWVVGAVVALGARATWGLKA from the coding sequence GTGAAAGGCGCTGAACTGCTGCGAGTGATCGGGGCCCAGGTGTGCCTGCACGCCACCATGGCCGGCATGCGGCTCGCAACGCCGCTGCTGGCGCTGCAGCAGGGGTACAGCGCAGCGGCGGTCGGGGTGCTGATTGCGCTGTTCGCGCTCACGCAGGTGTTCCTTGCACTGCCCGCGGGGAGGTTTGCCGACCGGCACGGCTTCAAGCGCCCGCTGTGGCTTTCGGTCATTGCGGCTTCGGGCGGTGCGGGGCTCGTGGTGATTTTTCCGGTCTTCCCGGTCATGTGCCTCGCCGCGCTGCTGACCGGCGGAGCCACCGGCGCGACCGTCATTGCGCTGCAGCGGCATGTGGGCCGCTCCGCCACCAATGCCACGCAACTCAAGCGTGTGTTCAGCTGGCTCGCAATTGCGCCTGCGGTCGCCAATTTCGTCGGGCCGTTTGTCGCCGGCATGCTCATCGACCACGCGGGCCGCGCGCCGGCGGACATGCTGGCCTTCCGGGTCTGCTTTGCGGCCATGGCGGTGCTGCCCATCGTCTGCTGGCTGCTTGCACGGGGCGCGCACGAGCCGCCACCCGCCGCGCCGGCGGCAGGGGCCGTACCCACGCGGGCCTGGGACCTGCTGCGCGAGCCGATGTTCCGGCGCCTGCTGTTCGTCAACTGGCTTCAGTCTTCGAGCTGGGACGTGCATGCCTTCGTGCTGCCCGTGCTGGGGCACGACCGCGGCATCAGCGCTTCGGTCATCGGCTCCATTCTTGGTGCCTTTGCCATCGCGGCCGCCGCCATCCGTGTCGTGCTGCCGCTCATTGCCTCGCGCGCTTCGGAGCGCAGCGTGATCCTGATTTCCACCATCGTCACTGCGGCGGTGTTCGCGGTCTATCCGCTGCTCGATTCGGCCCTGACGATGGGCTTGTGCTCCGTGGTGCTGGGCTTCGCGCTCGGGGCCGTGCAGCCCATGGTGATGAGCATGCTGCACCAGATCACGCCGCACGAGCGGCACGGCGAAGCGCTGGGCTTGCGGCTCATGACCATCAATGCATCGAGCGTGGCGATGC